From Gossypium raimondii isolate GPD5lz chromosome 11, ASM2569854v1, whole genome shotgun sequence:
TGCAACTCCAATTGCTAGCAGAACAGCAGTTGTCACACTGCTTGCTAGATGTACCCTTAGAAGGTTTCGAAACAGTTGACTGAGAAGTTGGAGGAATAGAACAATGACTTTCGAGCTCGCTAGAAGTGACAAGTTGGGGTGAAGGGGGCTCCAGTGGACCGTTAACTAAATTAACTCCAAAAAGCATGCAAGCATGTCCCTCATTTGGTTCGCACCATGATGTTTCATTTTCATTCCTTGGTTCTGAAATACTCCCTTCCTGAGAATTAACATTTGGAACTGAAATTTTTCTGCTAGCAATAGCATCTTCATGTACTCCATTTGAGGAGGAGAATGTTGTGGACCAACTATTATGAAGACCCAAACTTTCTACTTGTCCACCAGAAAAGGGTGCTGCACCAATCTCTCGTTGGTTCTGTATTGGCTGTTGCATTGAGTCCCAACTGTGATTTAGTGGGAGGCAATGTGGTAATGGTTGTCTTAGAGCATCGGGTTGATTACCATCTGTGTCACTATCTTCTTGACCTTGCAAGACCCCTGAGCTACTTTGAGATTCGTATTTAATGGAACCACTCCACATGCCTGGTAAAGAAGAAATTATGATCAGTAGCTGCAAAGTCTGCCAACGTTTATTATAAATGCAAATCATGTTGAATCCATACACAAGTATAGTTACCATCCATTAGCAGGGTAGAAAACCCAGGGGATGATACATCATCAGTACGAGCCTTCTTTTGGTTATGTAGAATGGAGGGTCTCTTCTTGATTCTGAATTCCGTTGGTTCAATGTTCCAAGGACAAACTCTTTCAGGATGAAAATTTTCACCTGCTGTGGGATACCATTTCACCTATGAAATTGTACAACCATGAATCTTTAGCTTCAAACCACATATCAATGCAACCATGCATTTGAAATTAAACACAGTTACCTTCAGACATCTCCATTCAGAATTAGGCCACCTAGTATGATCCACATCTTCAATGCTTATGATAGTGCCAGAAGGCCTGTTTTTGAGGATAGTGCATTAAATTTGAAGGGATCCGGGATATAAAAACATActtcaatatatcaaatcacATATGCTGGGTTTTGAAATGATAACCTTTGTTCCGCACATTCTTCACCTTCTAATCGCATCCTAAATCTTGTCCCGATGCAATAGTCAATTTGAGCCGACTTCATATACCGATCTAATGAGATGATAAATTCAGAAGAAGTAGACCTGCAGAGGTGCAAGAATGAATGCCTTCCTCTTCCAGTTCCAGTGTGACAAGTTGTATATTACATTGAACTTTATTACACCTTACCAAGGACGGTAGTTGACATTAAACATGCTTCTAGTAGAGAACGCATGAAAAGCACTTGCTAGTATGCCATGACGCATGCTATGACCAGATATGATGGATGTTGATGTATATTTCAGAACAGTCGTTGCTCGCCGAATTCCGAGACGGAGCTCTCCTTTTTCCCCTCTAGAGAACAataaattttcttgaaattatttgatttattcatCACCTAAGATATACTACTATAAAACCAACATTctagtaaaagaaaaacattgaaTCAAGTGCATGTCTATGCCTATGTGAAACACAAAAGAGAAAAGTTTGTGCAGAAACATGgacacaaataatttttttggggaaTTGGCAGAGAAAGAGAACCTAAGAAAGATAAATTCATCCCCAGCAAGAAGCTTCTTTGAAGTCAGAAATGTACTCCAGCCGCTTGTAAGCAAGTGCCTTTTTGGCTGACCTACATTTGAATGGGAGCAAATTCCATAAGGAAACtaactatataaatagcttttctaaagaaacaaagaacagtgaaaattaatccttttacaTAAACATAAGCTCATTAAGACAAACTGCATGGTATACTACATTACTTTAATACGTGGATGTCTCGGAGATATCTAAAATTACTTTCATGGTACAATGAGCTGATCATGGTAATGCTTAAACGTAGATCAGTGCAAGATAGATTAAGGTACCTCGATAAATATGTCGAAAGCGCCATTCAAAACCGTGCAAGTCTATTGCGACCAATTCCTGTTGTGGGGTTTGCTGAGACATGTCCTGTAACAATATGCATAACTTAACAGATCAGTTAAGACTTCATTGATGTGGTAAACCTGGCACAATATTTAAAGAATCTTccaaaaaaaccataaatttatgTGTGTTTGTGCCTTAAGACAGAAAGACACTAGCCTGGAAATTTACATTATCacaatagtttaattaaaaggAGGGTTGGCAAGTTCCAGTTTCCGCACCCTTTATTAGTTTGAAGAACAAGAAAGCCCTGAGCTTAATATctaatcttcaaattttcaaaagcattctgttttgaataTAAGTGCACTAAAAAGACAAAAGATCACATAAAGGTGTACCAACCAGGGGTGGGAGACACCCATCATCAACATGTCGCTTTGGGATAGAGAATCCGCCATGTGTGCTTGTATCTGATGGAGTGAGTTTCTTACTAAAGAACACTGGATAGGCTTTCTGGGGTAAAGGTTGATAATTTCTATGCTCCAAACTTTCCTCATCTTGCTATTTGAGGCAGAAAAGCATTTAGGTAAAAGATAATAGGGAGATTCTAAGGCAAAGTAAATGAAAAACAATTACTCTAAGCATTTCAATATCTAACCTCTGCTTCTGGAATCAGTGTTATTTGTGCAAAGACCTCATCTGTGCCAGGTTCAACCTGCAATATGGCAAAGACGCATCAAAAACAACAACTTATGATGAGCTTTGCATTTGCATATTAACCTCCTGAAAGTCTAATCTCTCCATTGTTCCAATCAAAGTCATTAGGAAACAATTAAAGGTACATTTATAGCGGATACCTTAAGCTGAACATGCATCACCCTGCAAAGGATCTTAGAAGGCAAATTGTAGATAGGCATTTCCATTATCCCATCTTGATTCATACATGCATCCACCTGTGTCAAAAGCTCAGCCATCAAACAGATGAATGCACAagcatatatttattcatacaaAATGCTTTTTCTtactttccttcttttttttgaataagagaaaaaaaaatggggttaattaattatttgatttaattaagtAGAGTAAAAGATTTGCTTATACCTGTTCTATGTGACCTTGAGGGAAATACAGAACCTTTTCCCCAGCGCGCGGCACATAAACTGAAGGACCAGCGCATGCATGCCATAGTTCAACATGTAGATCATCTTTTTCTCCTGGTTTCACACACAAATTCAAGCCATAACACTTAAAAACCAAtctaaatgaaacaaaagaaaaaaaagttctGATAATCAGAGATATGAACAAATCCAAACATTTGGGACCCATTCTACAGACCAACAGAGCCAAGAATTAGGACAAAAACATAAATGAGATGATTGATTGGTTAATTAATTTCCAATGTTTGTCGTGTACTACATTGCATATAAGGCTGAAAGTTGAAACgaaatacaaaagaaataatCTTCGACCAACAAGTTCaagcgcaaaaaaaaaaaaaaaaacatagatacTACTCCGTCATCACATCATTCTACAATAAGCAGATTTTAAAATGCTAGCAGTACTCAAGTTTATCAAACATGTTTGATACTTGATAAGCGAGTGTTGGTGCCAGAAATGAAGATATAAAACCTTGATTGTTCGGAGGAAGCAACGGCAAGCCATAGACGTTGATACGTCTTCTGGGGTGAAATGGGACCTTAGCCTTCAAACCATTCCGTTCACCGTCCATTTATCTTCcgctttttctctcttttcttaaCCCAAAAGATGGAGTAtatacaaagaaaaaagaagaagcttctTTCCCGGAATAAGGAAAGATGCAGGAAATAAAACGAGAGTGGAAGGGGAAGGCAAAAGGGTGTGTGTAAGTAAAAGTTATgtagagaaattaaaaaggaaaaagacaaaaaaaaattgactaaaaGGAGTACGTACACCTCGAGAATCAGGCGGCTAGGTCGTGTCACCATAGAAACAAGCTCTCACTTTCAACAACCTGGCCCCCTCTAGGCTCTATTGCCCCCCATCTCTTAATGCAAAAACGTTTTTATCGTTTACCTCAAAGTGCATGCAATGTAAGAGAAGACAAAAAGGTCTCATTTTTGAAGATACATTTCCTGTAGAGTAACGTAATTAAGTATAAAACTTTTCAACTATGATTATTatggttttaacttttaagatACATTGTTTAACGTCAGTAATACAGATTTTGTCTTGTTTCTCCCTTTGCTTTGTTTGGAGGGTGGGTCGTTGTCGTTGATTCCTGGCGATATTTGCTACTTTAGGCATCGATGTGTACtacgtgttttttttttcccattgCCCTTTTCATGCAAATGCGCTTATCCCCTATTGAATTTCATGTCATTCTCCGCCTCTTCTTTTCAAACCTTTTCCAATGTTGAGTAAAATTCGATTAAGGCCTCGCTACAGTACTTCTCAGCTTTAAAAGTAACGTCAAATACGTGGGTTTTGGAGTTAGAAATGTTGTTAAAAAGAGTTTTTCCAATTTCACTTTtgtattttacaaattaatatttttatttatattaattatttaaaaatttagatcagtatatattttatttattattatattaaattatcaaCTAAAACAATAATATCAAGTGACCTATATGCTAAGTGAGCTTGTGAATCACATGGGGGGGGGGGTTTCTCTTTCATTGTGATGGATTCACTGAACCACGCCCTTGCCCTTGGCTTATCTGCAATGGTGGGGTTAGATATAAGTGGCTTAAGCTTTTACCATTCAAGTGTACGATGTGATTTGTGAAGCATCCATCCAAGGGTTGCTAGCTTGCACTACATATAGAGACCTAGCTATATCCCTTAAAATCAATGGGATTTGATCAAATTCATACACATATCTACATATATATGCGTGTATATATCTGCAAGGTTTTTATTTGGGCTGTAATGGAGTAAAcaaaaaaggacaaaaaagcTGGAGCAGTTACGGAGGGGAAAACGACACGTCTAAACTCCAAAAACCCACAATCAAAGTGAAAAGAAGCTAAGGTAGGCAAGGCGACAAAAGTGAAAAGACAGTGTTCCTACTACATCACTGTTTCGCGGTCTTGGCTGTTAATCACATGGATCTCCGTTAAACCGCAACGCTGAGAACTGAAATTGAAACGTAAACAAACGGGACCGGACTGTGTTTAACCGGGTTGAGGAAAGCTATGCTGGCTGCAGGTGATACTGTGGATTTGGCCGGCCGAAAGTGGCTGCAACTAAACAGATTAGTTTAGAGGATGACACGTGGGTTGTGGGCCCCCAATTAGGAAGGTGTCAGGTGGAAATAgtttcaattaataaataaagtgaGAGATTAGAGTAAGCCACGCCACTAGACAGCTTTTGCAGTGGCCTAGCTAGGCCTACGCCTTCTTTGCCTTCGTTGTTCCGttgttcatttaaaataaattcaactttttacagaatttaattctcatatttttttttttaaacatttagttttttttattttttaaattttaaaattcaagttaaattGTTAACATTATTGAACTCGCTagtgtaacattttgaaatttaaaaaatataatcacTTGGCagtaacataattaaaaaattaaggttgCTAATAGTTGaacatgaattttgaattttaaaaaataaaaagcataaaaactaaatttcaaatttacgaAAAGTGCAAAGgcttatgatatattttaacctttaatattaatattttgtcaATACTGTGATGCAACATTGAATAGAATATGAAAGAGAGTATGGTGATTGTCACGAGGCCGATCACCCAGACGAGGCAGAGAGTTGGGGTGTTCACAGTTCGGttaaaactgaattaaccgatttaactgatctaatttggttaatcaGTCGTAATCGAATTTAGTTCGATCAAAGGTCtgttaatgattttttagaatttcgGTTATCGACTAATTCGATTCAAAACCGagaaattaaccaaattaaataatatattttatatataatagatttttaatattaggaatgtattttttgaactattatttttatattaatcgaaataaataatataaataatatataatatattttttgaactattaaaaatgataatgaacattagtaatttattttttatatgttttatacttattttaactaaaataaaaaaatataaatttcaattaattcagttaacctaacaaattaattgaaatattttggttcgattaatgtatttaaaaaaatcggttcgattaacggttaaagattttTACATTTCAGGTGATCCAGTTAATTGTAATTCAGTTTGGGTTTTAACTGACTCAACTGCTTAAACAACCCTAGCAGAGAGTCTGTAACACCCTCACTCGATCCATTCGTCGGATCCAAGTACGGGTATCACAATCAAACTGGTTTGTTGTTCAGACTAAAATCTCACTAAGTTAAAACAATTTGTAGTACCTATTAAAATAACTTACAACAAAgtctaaattttaatacaatgtTTTCGGTCCTAACTTTGAACTCGAAGAAGTTTAAACAAATACACTTAATCGCCCCACTTGGCGAAGTCTACAAAGGTGCCCCTCCTATATGCATGACTTTATTCTAACGATAAATCCTTGATTTCCATACGATCTGACTTGGTTCCTTCTCGATTTCCTTATCTTGTATATCCTGCAAAATAGAGGCCACACTTTGGTAAGTTCAggtgaacttagtgagtttctttGATACACAAAATGTACCCCACTTGTCGaggttcaattaaataataatacaataactCCTTGCTTGTTTGGGACATTCCTCTAAAACCATCATAGTGGACTTCTCCTATTCTCAAACCTATCCACTTGAGGATAAATCATTGAACAATTTCCTTCTGGTCATTCTATTGATCTTCAATCAGCCTGGACAGATTCTCTAATCGCTTCGCCATCTCAACGGACTCTATCTTTCCTTTCTCCAGTTTGACTAACAAATCTCACGCTATCCTGGCGGACTAAACATTACTTATCTTAAACAGGGGTTGAATTACTTGTTAATCCGCCTTAATTATGTTTATCTTACCCTCCAGCGTAGCACAACTTCTCACTACTGGCCATTAAGGTTTGAATCACTTAGTCACCGTTTTTGAGTTCATCCGCATTCACAAGTTTCCTCTTTTACTGTATTATCGCCTAACTAGTTGTTCTAGTTATATTTACCTTGTTGGTTCTCACGGAACAACCCATTTAGCAGATACCATCACGCCAATTCTTCCCCATTGGAGAGTAATAGTCTTGACAAACAAGTCTGTCACTTTAAGGCTTCCCCCTTTTTGGGGTCCCATATTATCATTAGGGTTCTGGTTAACCCTACCATTCCTTATGGATTAGTCAGCATACTTTCGATCGATTACAAGCTGGTTGGGTTTCCTAAACACTCTAGAAAAATCCTTAATGGTGAATCCTCAACCACGATCCTTGGTTTAACCATTTCTCATACGCTTGAATGTTAGGCACCATTGGTTCTTCGACTTTCATGACTACTTCCTGATTAACATTTCTTACCCCTCTGGTTTACACGACTACTATTTCCACAGTCCTTTCTTATTCCCATTTAGTTCACATTTTTTGGCGGGTTCCTTCAGCCCGTCGCTCATCTGACACTTGTTCATACTCTCATTTCCTTTCAACCCTTTTTTCCTATTAGCGGGTTATCTTATGATCATGTTCTGAATTCCTTCCCAAGTTTATTGTCCTGGTGgactttctctctctctttccctTTGTTGCTATAGTTCAACTATGGTCTTCGCAAGTACCTCTGTTTAATGTCATAGCAGACTCCATCAGTTGTCATGGTCTGACTATGGCTTTCCACTTCTGCCTTCTCGTGTATAGAGTCCCATCGAACTATCCCGTATTTAACATCCCATCGAACTATCCTGTGTTTAACATCTCGTCGGACAATCCCGTGTTTAACCTTCTATTGGACAATTCCGTGCTTAATGTCCTGTCAGACTATCTCGTATTTAACGTCCTATTGGACAATCCCATGTTTAACGTCCCATTGAAAAATCTAGTGTTTAACGTCCTGTCGGACTATCTTTGATGTCATAgcatctttcaactatggtcttactctCTTTACCATCAAATCATCTTTTGTTGCCATAGCATCTTCTAGTTATGATCTTACACCATATCACATGTGTTTATCGTTTCGGTGGACTACCTAGGTTGCCATAGTCCAACAATGGTCTTACATATGCTTACCATGATGTCATAAAGTTTTTCAatcatggtcttactcatttccATAATGATGTCATAACGTTTTTTAGATATGGTTTTACTCATTGTAGGCGTATAGCCTCTGATCAGTCTAATGGTCTCGCCATGATCTTTACTCTTCCCACTTCATTTAATCTATTCCTCTATTTTACCATCCTAtaccttgatgctcgaacaccatAGTGTCCTCTCCGCAAGGCCCGGAGCTTCGCTAATCACAGGTGCACACAGCAACACCGTATTACATAAAAACATCGTATTACAGGTGCACGCAGAATCATCTCTCTTTCCCTTTCCTAACTCCATCTAATCCATCGTTAAttctctttcatgatttcctttTATCATGCATTCTAATCTAAAATGACAGATACTCATGAATTTATGAAAACATGCATCATTCTTTTACAGATATGGGCTTGAGTATTGAAACTCACCTGATGCTTCATTGCCTCATCAACTTAGCCTTTCCTAGCACTAGAGCTTTCATTCTCCTAGCAACTAAGCAAGACAACcaatttatatgttaaactcaatgttcatattttttaacctcaatttttcaaatacatGCAGAACCCTTAAAATGGTTCtaaaacccttaattttttttctgagtCTTACGTATACCGAAGGGCTTAGAACCTTACCAGTTTATTGGTTTCCCTACTTTTCCAACTTAAACCTCCTAGTCATCGCTCTATATAGAGCTTTCTATGACCATCGCTTCCTCGAAGCAGCCATGAAGgttgaagaaaaagagaaaaatgaaagacTGAAAGGAATTCGTCTAAGGattcatttcttatttatttataatctttCATACGCGGTCTCCAACCGCATATCAACCAttcattcattatcattttttctCCCACTAAGAGATCGGCCGATTTTAATCCAACCAAACCAAACTTGGTTCTCAACCATGCTCCACAAATGCGTAGGGTAGATATCTTAGATGGGACGAGATTGTCTGTGATAGGTCAAATCCTGTGATTTTTACTTGATGGTATAAAGCAGTTGAACTCACGAGGTATTTAGTAGCCAACAACATTACGTTTCTAACGGAAGCCTAAGGGCTTGGGAGGGCTTGTACTTGTCCGGATGGTGGAGGCAAGAGGTGAAACTTGTGAGTGATCTTCCGATTAGTTGCTAACAAGTTTTGCTGCTTGGGCGGTCTTTCAACTTGCCTCATGTACTTATTTGAATGGggtataataatatttgtgtttaatttatttaataatcgAGCGCCCAAaactttattcttatttatttatttaacttgatagaaaaatataaacaaacaaaacacaGAGTGATGATCCAACACTCTGTTGACTTACAGcctaatcaattttttattttacttggaaaatattttatatttattggatttattttaacacaataaacacagaaaaataaataaataaatccgAAAAACAAACACACCGTGGGCTGAAATTTTATGCGGACAGCCTACTTTGGTTTTGGATTTTTGAAACTGGACcaacattttccatttaaaGGGAACAAAATCTCTTCCAGAAACATTGTTTTTCTCAATCTATTGCAATGCTATCAACTTTCAAACCAAATAGGACAAggaatatattttcttttcttcatgcCTTACATTTGTTTATGTgaagatataatgaattttttcacattttgaatgtcttaatattattaaaattaaaaattttaatttcaggcataaaagtaaatttggtcttaatatttatttattttggtcatcaacttttaaaatttagttaaattgctTACTTTTGGATAGAAAAACTGCCGAAATGTTAAAACTTTACTAGCATTGACGTAGTAGATCATATGGTATTTTACATGTATTTCATTGTTAACATGAATAAAATTTCTACAAGTTTTATGaacttttagaaatttattgattttcaaaatattttgaattttatggatTATACGAGTGGCCACAtcaatgatattaaaattttaacagttcagCTAGTTTTCCATCCAAAAGCAAAcactttaactaaattttaaaaaatataagagccaaaattaaaaaaataagtaaatactTAACATCTAATATAATAGCAACAAGTCATGTTccttttgttttgaattttttaaataagagtaactagtaaaaattatataaatgctttaatctttttatattttaatgtgcTAATTGAGTTTGGATTCCTTTTATTTGGTCGAAATTAAAGTACTTGTATTATGAAATGTGTTCCATTTTAATGGGTAAAAATTGAATCCCTGACCTCATGATTAAGTGATGATGTGAGCAACTACCGAATCACACCTTTGAATTAACTAAATTAGAGTTACAAGTCAATTTAACACCAGTTTCATCTACTTAAAAACTGATTTCactatttttaagttaagagtCTTCTTTTTGTTTGGCAACACCTGATGCTTTTagcttttactatttttatataaaatgcttaaataaaacaattaaaaataatatgcatAAACCTGAACAAGACTAATTTATAATTACTGTGCCACTTtacatatgatttaattattgaataaacTTTTATAAGCATAATTTTGATAGTaagttttgtttttcctttcactCATGCTGTGTATATGGCAAAActagtaatataaaatatcctaaaattcAAATAGAGGAAGCTGCTCAAAATCATAGCAAAAAGTTCcaaat
This genomic window contains:
- the LOC105803057 gene encoding auxin response factor 23 — its product is MDGERNGLKAKVPFHPRRRINVYGLPLLPPNNQGEKDDLHVELWHACAGPSVYVPRAGEKVLYFPQGHIEQVDACMNQDGIMEMPIYNLPSKILCRVMHVQLKVEPGTDEVFAQITLIPEAEQDEESLEHRNYQPLPQKAYPVFFSKKLTPSDTSTHGGFSIPKRHVDDGCLPPLDMSQQTPQQELVAIDLHGFEWRFRHIYRGQPKRHLLTSGWSTFLTSKKLLAGDEFIFLRGEKGELRLGIRRATTVLKYTSTSIISGHSMRHGILASAFHAFSTRSMFNVNYRPWSTSSEFIISLDRYMKSAQIDYCIGTRFRMRLEGEECAEQRPSGTIISIEDVDHTRWPNSEWRCLKVKWYPTAGENFHPERVCPWNIEPTEFRIKKRPSILHNQKKARTDDVSSPGFSTLLMDGMWSGSIKYESQSSSGVLQGQEDSDTDGNQPDALRQPLPHCLPLNHSWDSMQQPIQNQREIGAAPFSGGQVESLGLHNSWSTTFSSSNGVHEDAIASRKISVPNVNSQEGSISEPRNENETSWCEPNEGHACMLFGVNLVNGPLEPPSPQLVTSSELESHCSIPPTSQSTVSKPSKGTSSKQCDNCCSASNWSCTKVLKHGTALGRSVDITRFDGYKDLISELDRMFDFNGRLIDGSSGWHVTFTDDEGEMRMIGDHYPWQKFQNEVRRMLINPKEEIGRVNQSSLMAPYDEVF